One region of Tumebacillus amylolyticus genomic DNA includes:
- the recD2 gene encoding SF1B family DNA helicase RecD2 has product METYEGRIKKITFQAEDDGYTIATLVTEGEKSVVTVVGTMPGLVAGDLVKVSGSWSRHDKFGPQLQVEMWEKVMPQTREGILKYLSSGLVKGIGKATAKKLVESFGVETLQVLERFPERITEVEGIGEKKAERILKSFREQRGVQTLVYYLASKGVPTGIAARIYKRYGAESVAILEENPYRLADEVPGIGFKSADTLAQQIGIPPLAPSRLKFGLKFTLMQAADDGGHVYLPLSELLEKGLHLLGPETAPHLAAALQSLTEERTGGVKVEDGRVYLTGFYYMEEKTAERLRILIGSEGMLDDADPQVVEAVEREEGLSLAPLQREAVEAVLSKRVVVVTGGPGTGKTTTVKAMIAALAKQGIRPVLAAPTGRAAKRMTESTGVESKTLHRLLEYGQVEGEGLKFQRDEDNRLEGRVFIVDEASMIDLYLFHCLLRALPDDARLVLCGDIDQLPSVGAGRVLQDVIDSGSATVVRLLTIFRQAGESYIVKNAHRINQGQLPQSAKDFFFVEQRAVEDVIAYVIDLVTRRLPKYLQGDPLDNIQVLVPMRKGPLGVDALNEHLQAALNPPSPDKREFKQFRVGDKVMQIRNHYQKDVYNGDVGRIVELDPEEEEVTVEFPEGTESRHVTYQSGELDHLTLAYAVSVHKSQGSEYPCVVFPVVFQHRVMLQRNLLYTGVTRAKQLVMLVGNKGALQFAVRNADNQHRYSGLAQRIQRNS; this is encoded by the coding sequence ATGGAAACATATGAAGGACGTATCAAGAAGATCACGTTTCAAGCCGAGGACGACGGGTACACGATCGCCACTCTGGTCACCGAGGGGGAAAAAAGCGTCGTGACCGTGGTCGGCACGATGCCGGGTTTGGTGGCGGGCGACCTCGTCAAAGTGTCGGGGTCTTGGTCGCGCCATGATAAATTCGGCCCGCAACTGCAAGTGGAGATGTGGGAGAAAGTCATGCCCCAGACGCGTGAAGGCATTCTGAAATACTTGAGTTCCGGACTGGTGAAGGGCATCGGCAAAGCGACCGCCAAGAAACTGGTGGAGAGCTTCGGTGTGGAGACCCTGCAAGTCTTGGAACGGTTCCCGGAGCGGATCACCGAAGTCGAAGGGATCGGCGAGAAAAAAGCAGAGCGCATCCTCAAGAGCTTTCGCGAACAACGCGGTGTGCAGACGCTCGTCTACTACCTCGCCTCCAAGGGCGTTCCGACCGGCATCGCCGCCCGCATCTACAAACGCTACGGCGCAGAATCGGTCGCGATCTTGGAGGAGAACCCCTACCGCCTCGCCGACGAAGTGCCGGGCATCGGCTTCAAGTCGGCCGACACCCTGGCCCAACAGATCGGCATCCCGCCGCTCGCCCCGTCGCGCTTGAAATTCGGTTTGAAATTTACGTTGATGCAAGCGGCCGATGACGGTGGACACGTCTACCTCCCGCTGTCTGAGCTGTTGGAAAAAGGCCTCCACCTGCTCGGCCCCGAAACGGCCCCCCATCTCGCGGCGGCGTTGCAGAGTTTGACGGAAGAGCGCACAGGCGGCGTCAAAGTGGAGGACGGGCGGGTGTATCTGACCGGCTTTTATTATATGGAAGAAAAGACCGCCGAGCGTCTGCGGATCTTGATTGGGTCGGAGGGGATGCTCGACGACGCAGACCCGCAGGTGGTCGAAGCGGTGGAACGCGAAGAAGGCCTCTCGCTCGCCCCGTTGCAACGGGAAGCGGTCGAGGCCGTTTTATCAAAACGGGTGGTCGTCGTGACCGGGGGACCCGGTACGGGGAAAACGACGACCGTCAAAGCGATGATCGCAGCACTCGCCAAACAGGGCATTCGTCCCGTGCTCGCCGCGCCGACCGGTCGAGCGGCGAAGCGGATGACGGAGAGCACCGGCGTGGAATCGAAAACGCTGCACCGACTGCTCGAATACGGGCAAGTCGAGGGCGAAGGCTTGAAGTTTCAACGCGACGAGGACAACCGATTGGAAGGCCGCGTGTTCATCGTGGACGAAGCGTCGATGATCGACTTGTATCTGTTCCATTGCCTCTTGCGAGCGTTGCCGGACGACGCACGGCTTGTGCTGTGCGGAGACATCGACCAATTGCCGAGCGTCGGGGCAGGGCGCGTTTTGCAAGATGTGATCGATTCAGGCTCCGCGACGGTCGTGCGGTTGCTGACGATCTTCAGACAAGCGGGCGAAAGTTACATCGTCAAAAACGCCCATCGCATCAACCAAGGGCAATTGCCGCAGTCGGCGAAAGACTTTTTCTTCGTGGAACAGCGTGCGGTGGAAGATGTGATCGCGTATGTGATCGATCTCGTTACGAGGCGACTGCCGAAGTATCTGCAGGGCGACCCGCTCGACAACATCCAAGTGCTGGTGCCGATGCGCAAAGGTCCGCTGGGCGTCGATGCGCTCAACGAGCATTTGCAAGCGGCGCTCAACCCGCCGTCGCCCGACAAGCGCGAATTCAAACAGTTTCGCGTGGGCGACAAAGTCATGCAGATTCGCAATCATTATCAGAAGGACGTGTACAACGGCGATGTCGGACGCATCGTCGAACTCGACCCCGAAGAGGAAGAAGTGACCGTGGAATTCCCCGAGGGCACCGAGTCGCGGCACGTCACGTACCAGTCCGGCGAACTCGACCATCTGACGCTTGCGTATGCGGTGTCCGTTCACAAAAGCCAAGGCAGCGAATATCCCTGCGTGGTGTTTCCGGTCGTGTTCCAACATCGGGTGATGCTGCAGCGCAACCTGCTCTACACAGGCGTGACGCGGGCGAAGCAACTCGTGATGCTGGTCGGAAACAAAGGCGCGTTGCAATTCGCGGTACGAAACGCAGACAACCAGCACCGCTATTCAGGTCTGGCTCAACGGATTCAGAGAAACAGCTAA
- a CDS encoding response regulator transcription factor — protein MAASRILVVDDEESISKLVEYNLQQAGFEVQTADTGTRAYEILQETPRPDLVVLDLMLPGIGGMELCQRLRKEGISTPIIMLTAKEDEVDRILGLEMGADDYVTKPFSPRELVARVKAVLRRANEDSTEEEGVYNCGDIILDVNRYEVSIRGDRVDLTPREFELLHFLAKHTGRVMSRDHLLDKVWGYEFAGDTRIVDVHISHLRDKLERDPKQPEYIKTVRGVGYKLVRSE, from the coding sequence ATGGCGGCTTCCCGCATTCTGGTGGTAGATGACGAAGAATCGATTTCCAAACTGGTGGAGTACAATTTGCAGCAAGCGGGCTTTGAAGTTCAGACGGCCGACACCGGCACGCGCGCGTATGAAATTTTGCAAGAGACGCCGCGCCCGGACTTGGTCGTGCTCGACCTGATGCTTCCGGGCATCGGCGGCATGGAACTCTGCCAACGACTGCGCAAGGAAGGCATCTCCACCCCGATCATCATGCTCACAGCGAAGGAAGACGAAGTCGACCGCATCTTGGGACTGGAAATGGGCGCCGACGACTACGTGACCAAGCCGTTCTCGCCCCGCGAACTCGTCGCCCGCGTCAAAGCGGTCCTGCGCCGTGCGAACGAAGACAGCACCGAAGAGGAAGGCGTGTACAACTGCGGCGACATCATCCTCGACGTGAACCGCTATGAAGTTTCGATTCGCGGCGACCGTGTCGATCTGACTCCGCGGGAGTTTGAACTGCTCCACTTCCTCGCCAAGCACACCGGACGCGTGATGAGCCGCGACCATCTGCTGGACAAAGTCTGGGGCTATGAGTTTGCCGGGGACACCCGCATCGTCGATGTTCACATCTCGCACTTGCGAGACAAGTTGGAGCGCGACCCGAAACAGCCGGAGTACATCAAAACCGTGCGCGGTGTCGGCTACAAACTCGTCCGAAGCGAATGA
- the pnpS gene encoding two-component system histidine kinase PnpS codes for MRKLRGIRGRIVLTYVVLIGLALSVFGVYTLQFIEKMYMDSMQDRVKEETSLLAKWVVPYLNVNQDTRTFEDLHDIVSRTSLETGGRVTILDTKGNVLVDSRLDSDSSENQLQLPEVSAAVHGTTGTNVRKAPYTQFNMFYLAVPVLDDDGPIAVVRMAVPLEVAHDTLTWLWGRIGLSLLIVAVLASLFGLRFAHGIAAPIEAITNTTRKIAKGAFDERIYQRGRDELGVMADSINAMAARLSDQIEDLTQQKGKVEGILTHLVSGVFVVDRSGRVTMVNPAAEKLIGIKADDVMQKWHWEAGGNFGLSSLIDEAILVGTEQMKEVTFFKPVERTVEVYISPIQSNYNRIAGAVVLMHDVSDWRRLERMRSEFVANVSHELRTPITAVRGFAETLLDGAMDNPEISKQFLQIILDESTRLTRLINELLELSKIESGHIQFHYGPVDLVKLAERTVLRYRHQAEQAGVTLRFEMPASGVEFEADGDRVSQVLINLLGNAIAYTPSGGNVTVHVEDAGEEVLIQVCDTGIGIPEEDLPRLFERFYRVDKARARRSGGTGLGLSIVKHIVEGHHGRVEVSSQVGLGSQFKVYLPKQLPQL; via the coding sequence ATGAGGAAGCTGCGGGGAATTCGCGGTCGGATCGTCCTGACCTACGTGGTCTTGATCGGGTTGGCCCTCTCGGTCTTCGGGGTGTACACCCTGCAATTTATCGAAAAAATGTACATGGACTCCATGCAAGATCGCGTCAAAGAAGAAACCTCGCTGCTCGCCAAATGGGTCGTGCCGTATCTGAACGTCAACCAAGACACCCGCACCTTCGAAGACTTGCATGACATCGTCTCGCGCACATCGCTTGAAACGGGCGGTCGTGTCACGATTCTCGATACGAAAGGCAATGTGCTGGTCGATTCCCGACTGGACAGCGATTCCTCCGAGAACCAGTTGCAGTTGCCCGAAGTCTCGGCTGCGGTGCACGGCACGACGGGCACCAACGTGCGCAAGGCACCGTACACGCAATTCAACATGTTCTATCTCGCCGTGCCGGTGCTGGATGATGACGGCCCGATTGCGGTCGTGCGCATGGCGGTGCCGCTCGAAGTCGCGCATGATACGCTGACGTGGCTTTGGGGTCGCATCGGTCTCTCGCTGTTGATCGTCGCCGTGCTGGCCTCGTTGTTCGGGTTGCGATTTGCGCACGGCATCGCCGCGCCGATTGAAGCGATCACGAACACCACGCGCAAAATCGCCAAGGGCGCTTTTGACGAACGTATCTACCAGCGCGGACGCGATGAACTCGGCGTCATGGCAGACTCGATCAACGCGATGGCGGCACGCCTCTCCGACCAGATCGAAGACCTCACGCAGCAAAAAGGCAAAGTCGAAGGGATTCTCACGCACTTGGTCTCCGGCGTATTCGTCGTGGACCGCTCAGGCCGCGTGACGATGGTCAACCCGGCGGCTGAAAAGCTGATCGGGATCAAAGCGGACGACGTGATGCAAAAGTGGCACTGGGAAGCGGGCGGCAATTTCGGGTTGTCCTCGCTGATCGACGAAGCCATTCTCGTCGGGACGGAGCAGATGAAGGAAGTCACGTTCTTCAAGCCGGTGGAGCGCACCGTCGAAGTGTACATCTCCCCGATTCAGTCCAACTACAACCGAATCGCGGGGGCGGTCGTGCTGATGCATGACGTGTCGGACTGGCGACGGTTGGAGCGCATGCGAAGTGAGTTCGTCGCGAACGTCTCCCACGAATTGCGCACACCGATTACGGCGGTCCGCGGATTTGCGGAGACGTTGTTGGACGGGGCGATGGACAACCCGGAGATTTCCAAGCAGTTTTTGCAGATCATCCTCGACGAATCGACTCGGCTGACCCGTTTGATCAATGAATTGCTGGAACTTTCCAAGATCGAGTCGGGACATATCCAGTTCCACTATGGGCCGGTCGATTTGGTGAAATTGGCGGAGCGCACGGTGTTGCGCTATCGACACCAAGCGGAGCAGGCGGGAGTTACGCTTCGTTTTGAGATGCCTGCGAGCGGGGTCGAGTTTGAAGCGGACGGAGATCGGGTGTCGCAGGTGTTGATCAACTTGCTTGGCAACGCGATTGCCTACACGCCGTCGGGCGGGAACGTCACCGTCCATGTCGAGGACGCGGGCGAAGAAGTGTTGATCCAAGTCTGTGACACCGGAATCGGGATTCCCGAGGAAGACCTCCCGCGCTTGTTTGAGCGCTTCTACCGTGTGGACAAAGCCCGCGCCCGCCGTTCGGGCGGCACAGGGCTCGGCCTCTCGATCGTCAAGCACATCGTCGAAGGGCATCACGGACGCGTGGAAGTGAGTTCTCAAGTCGGGTTGGGCAGTCAGTTCAAAGTCTACTTGCCCAAGCAACTCCCGCAACTATAA
- a CDS encoding DegV family protein, which yields MSKIALVTDSAAYMPSDMIEKYDITVVPLMVNFGNESFREGVDISSDDFYKRLASEKALPTTSQPVVGDLVVAFEKLLQTHDSVIAVLLSSGLSGTVNSAETAARMVGGDITVIDSKITAWGQAHMVLEVAKLREEGLPKDEIVSRVLELRDRVGAYFVVDSLEHLHRGGRVSGVSAMLGSLLQVKPVLRVNDGKLEMFEKVRTRKKALARVIELLQEKVGENDKLVASIVYSDVKADGEAFLAQVQEAIPTAVLELSQLGPVVGTHVGPGLLAVIYAVR from the coding sequence ATGAGCAAAATCGCGTTGGTTACAGACAGTGCGGCGTACATGCCGAGCGATATGATTGAGAAGTACGACATCACCGTGGTTCCGCTGATGGTGAATTTTGGCAATGAAAGTTTCCGCGAGGGTGTGGACATCTCCTCGGATGATTTTTACAAACGACTCGCTTCGGAGAAAGCCCTGCCGACCACGTCGCAACCGGTCGTGGGCGATCTCGTCGTCGCCTTTGAAAAACTGCTTCAAACGCACGACTCTGTTATCGCCGTCCTGCTTTCCAGCGGACTCTCGGGAACGGTGAACTCGGCGGAAACCGCCGCTCGCATGGTCGGCGGCGACATCACGGTCATCGATTCCAAGATCACCGCATGGGGACAGGCTCACATGGTTTTGGAAGTTGCCAAACTTCGCGAGGAAGGTCTGCCCAAGGACGAAATCGTCTCCCGCGTGCTGGAACTGCGCGACCGTGTCGGTGCGTACTTTGTCGTGGATTCCTTGGAACACTTGCATCGCGGCGGCCGCGTCTCCGGCGTATCGGCGATGCTCGGCTCGCTCCTGCAAGTCAAGCCGGTGCTGCGCGTCAACGACGGCAAACTGGAAATGTTCGAAAAAGTTCGTACCCGCAAAAAAGCGCTCGCCCGCGTCATCGAGCTCTTGCAAGAGAAAGTCGGCGAGAACGACAAACTCGTCGCCTCGATCGTCTATTCGGACGTCAAAGCGGACGGCGAAGCGTTCCTCGCGCAAGTGCAGGAAGCAATCCCGACAGCTGTTCTGGAACTGAGCCAACTCGGGCCGGTCGTCGGCACGCACGTTGGTCCCGGACTGCTCGCCGTCATCTACGCCGTTCGATGA